From the genome of Pseudonocardia sp. EC080619-01:
ACCGGGTGGCCGAGCTGACCCGGGACGTCCTGACCCCGCTCGACGCCGCCCTGCGCGCCACCGTGCGGACCTGGCTGGCACACCGTCAGGACGTCCCCGCCACCGCGCGCGCCCTGCACCTCCACGAGAACAGTGTCCGGCACCGCCTCGGCCGGATCCGGGCACTGGTCGGGGACCTGCGGGACCCGGCGGTGACGGCCGCGGTGTACCTGGCGCTGCTCACCGAACGGTGATCACGGATCCGGAAGGGAGACGGCCACATACGGCCGGATCCGCACCGGATCCGTGATCACACGGGTCAGCTCGTCGCGGACAGGTACGAGAGCAGGCGCAGTTCGTCGTGGGTCAGCTCCAGGGTCCGCATCGGGAGCAGCTGGGCGAGCTGCTCCGGGGTGCGGGCACTGGCGATCGGCGCGGTCACCGACGGCTGGGCCGCGAGCCAGGCCAGCGCGACCGCCGGGACCGGGACCTCGTGGCCCGCCGCGATCTCGTCGAGCCCGGCCAGCACGGCCCGGCCACGGGAGTCGAGGTAGGCGGACGCCCCCTCGCTGCGCGGGCCCTCCGGGGCGGGGGAGTCGGGCCGGTACTTGCCGGTGAGGAAACCCTTCGCGAGCCCGTAGTACGGGTAAAGGGCCAGGCCGGCCGACTCCGCGAGCGGCACGAGCGCGGCCTCGACGTCGTCGCGCTCCATGAGGTTGTAGTGCGGCTGGACCGCGGTGAACGCGGCCAGCCCGTCCCGCTCGGAGATCTCCCGGGCCGAGCGGAGCCGTTCGGCGGAGAAGTTGGACGCACCGATCTCGCGGACCAGCCCCTCGCGGACGAGGGCGTCGAACGCGTCGAGCGTCTCCTCCTGCGCCGTGTCCGGGTCGTCGCGGTGGGCGTAGTAGAGGTCGATCCGGTCGGTGCCCAGGCGCCGCAGCGAGTCCCGTGCCGCCGCGGCGACGTTCGCGCCGCCGAGGCCCGGCCGCTCGGGCCACGAGCCCACCTTCGTGGCGAGGTGCAGCGTGTCCCGGTTGCCCCGGGCCGCCATCCACTCGCCGAGGATCGTCTCCGACTCGCCGCCGGAGTTGCCGGGCGCGCGCCACGTGTAGGAGTCCGCGGTGTCGATCCGCGTCCCGCCGGCGGCGACGAACGCGTCGAGCACCGCGAACGAGGTGTCCCTGTCCGCGGTCCAGCCGACGACGTTCGCACCGAGTACCAGGTCAGCCACGGTCGGCGACGCTACCGGGCACCGCGGCGCGGTGGACCGCCGGACGGTTGCGGCGGCCGCCGCGCGGGTAACCGCCGTGTGCCCGGGCCACGGCACCGGCGTGACGAGCAACGACGCCGGACCGGCCGCCCGCCGCGATCTCCGACCGGCCGGCACGCGAGCGTCCCCCACGCGGGTGAACGAACCGGTTGAGCCCCCGCCACGCTTCTGGCACTCTCGTGAGTAGAGTGCCAATGCGCGCGACGGAGACCGGTCGCCCCGGCACCCGCGACGGCGGGGCGGGAGGTCGCCACGTGTGCGCTGCTGACACCGGACAGAACCGTCTTACCGGATTCACCCCAGGAAGGGGAGGTCATCGTCGTGGCGAACATCAAGCCGCTCGAGGACAAGATCGTCGTCCAGGCCAGCGAGGCGGAGACCACCACCGCCTCCGGCATCGTCATCCCGGACACCGCCAAGGAGAAGCCCCAGGAGGGCAAGGTCCTGGCCGTGGGCCCGGGCCGGGTCGACGACAACGGGAACCGCGTCCCGCTCGACGTGGCGGTCGGCGACGTCGTCATCTACTCGAAGTACGGCGGCACCGAGGTCAAGTACAACGGCGAGGAGTACCTGATCCTCTCCGCCCGCGACGTGCTGGCCGTCGTCAACTGACGCCGGAACTCGCGTGACGCGAACCGCCCCGGGCGGCCCACCGGACGGTGGTCCGGCCGGGGCGGTCGTGTCTGTACCCCCGCTAGCCCATGACGAGAGGCTGAGACAACAGACATGGCGAAGCAGATCAGCTTCGACGAGGACACCCGCCGCGCGCTCGAGCGCGGCGTGAACCAGCTCGCCGACGCGGTGAAGGTGACCCTCGGCCCGCGCGGCCGGCACGTCGTCATCGACAAGAAGTTCGGCGGCCCGACCGTCACCAACGACGGCGTCACGATCGCCCGCGAGGTCGACCTCGAGGACCCGTACGAGAACCTCGGCGCCCAGCTGGCGAAGACCGTCGCGACCAAGACCAACGACGTCGCGGGCGACGGCACCACCACCGCCACCGTGCTGGCCCAGGCCCTGGTCAAGGAGGGCCTGCGCAACGTGGCCGCCGGCGCCGCGCCGTCCGCGCTCGGCGAGGGCATCGCCGCGGCCGCGCAGAAGATCTCCGACGTGCTGCTGGCCAAGGCCACCCCGGTCGACGCCGGGAGCCACATCGCGCAGGTCGGCGCCATCGCCTCGCGCGAGCAGGAGATCGGCGACCTGATCGCCCAGGCGATCCAGACCGTCGGCAACGACGGCGTGATCACCGTCGAGGAGGGCTCCACGCTCGCCACCGAGCTGGAGATCACCGAGGGCCTGCAGTTCGACAAGGGCTACCTGTCGCCGTACTTCGTCACCGACTCCGAGTCGATGGAGGCGGTGCTCGAGGACGCCTACATCCTGCTGCACCGCGACAAGATCAGCTCCATCCAGGACCTGCTCCCGCTGCTGGAGAAGGTGCTCGGCGAGGGCAAGCCCCTGCTGATCATGGCGGAGGACGTCGAGGGCGAGGCGCTGTCCACCCTGGTCGTCAACTCGATCCGCAAGACCGTCAAGGTCGCCGCGGTCAAGTCGCCGTTCTTCGGTGACCGCCGCAAGGCGTTCATGGACGACCTCGCGATCGCCACCGGTGGCCAGGTCATCAACCCGGAGGTCGGCCTCAAGCTCAACGAGGCCGGGCTGGACCTGCTGGGCAAGGCCCGGCGCGTCGTCGTCACCAAGGACAACACCACGATCGTCGAGGGCGGCGGTGACAAGGCCGACGTCGAGGGCCGCGTCGCGCAGCTCAAGCGCGAGATCGAGGCGTCCGACTCGGACTGGGACAAGGAGAAGCTCCAGGAGCGCCTGGCCAAGCTCTCCGGTGGTGTCGCGGTCATCCGGGCCGGTGCGGCCACCGAGACCGCGCTCAAGGAGCGCAAGCACCGCATCGAGGACGCGGTGTCGGCCACCCGGGCCGCGGTCGAGGAGGGCATCGTCCCCGGTGGCGGGTCCGCGCTCGTGCACGCCGCAGCGGAGCTCGACGGCGGCCTCGGCCTCACCGGCGACGCCGCGACCGGTGTCGCGATCGTCCGCAAGGCGCTGTCCTCCCCGCTCTACTGGATCGCGGAGAACGGCGGGGACGAGGGCTCCATCGTGGTGTCCCGCGTCGCCGAGAAGGGCTGGGGGACCGGGTACAACTCGGCCACCAAGACCTACGGCGACCTGGTCGCCGACGGCGTCATCGACCCGGTCAAGGTGACCCGGTCGGCCGTCGAGAACGCGGCCTCCATCGCGCGCATGGTGCTGACCACCGAGAGCGCCGTGGTGGACAAGCCGGAGGAGGAGCCTGCTCCGTCCGCCGGCGGCCACGGCCACGGGCACGGGCACTGAGTTCCGGGCCTACGCACGACGAAAGGCGGGCGACCGATGGTCGCCCGCCTTTCGTGTGTCGCGGGGCAGGGAGTAGAGGATCCGGTGGTGCCGGGCCTCTCAGACGGCGCCGAGCTTCTCCACCGGCTGGGCGGTCGCCTCGGCGGCGACCTTGAGCGTGCGGCGCGGACCGCGGATGATCGCATCCCGCTCGGACTCGGACAGGCCGCCCCAGATGCCGTACGGCTCGTGCACGTTGAGGGCGTGCTCGCGGCACTGCGCGAGGACCGGGCAGTCGTTGCACACCTGCTTGGCGCGGTTCTCGCGGCGTGCCCGTGCGGGACCACGCTCACCTTCGGGATGGAAGAAGAACGCGCTGTCCATCCCCCGGCAGGCCCCCTCCCTCTGCCAGTCGTAGATGTCGGCGACCGGGCCGGGAAGCCTCCGGATGTCCGCCATGTTCGTCACCTGCCTTCGACCTCGGGCTTGACATGGTGAAGATTCCCGGCGTTCGACGGGTGCAAACCTGTTGGGAGGAGAACGATCGTGCACGTCCGGTCCCCGGATCCGGTGGCGTCCCCGCCACGCGCCGTGATCCGGCTGCTCGGCGGGGCGGCGACGAGCCACGATGCCGGCCGGGCGGCCCGGTCGCCGTCCGCGATCACCCGCTGGGCTGCTGCCGTCGCGCTGGGTGGCGTCGGTCACTACGCCCGCGCGGCGGGTGTCCTGGAGGGTCTTCGGCGGGACCCGGCCGTGGATCCCGGCCTGCGGGCGCACGCGCTGGTGACGCGGGCGTCGCACCTGCGGCAGCTGGGCGGGCACGCGGCCGCCACCCCGCTGGACGGCCGGGCGGCACGTCTCGCGCGGGGGCTCGGGTGTCCTGTCGGACCGGACGACCCGTGGGGGACGGGCGCCGGTGCCGCCGTGGCGGACGCGCTCACCGGCCTGGCCGCGGACGCACTGGGCCGGTTCGACGCCGCCCGTGCCGCCGTCCTCCTGGACCGGGCGGGCCCGTGGTGTGGCGCGGCAGGGTCCCGCACCCGGGTCCGGCACGACTGGGTGAGCGCCGAGACCGCGCTGGTCGCCGGTGACGCGGGCGCCGCACTGGTCGCGGCGGACCGGGCACTGGCCGGCGCCCGGACGCTCGGTTCCGACCGGCACGTCCTGAAGAGCCGGCTGGTGCGGGCGGTCGCTGCCGGGGTGGCGGGCGAGGATCCGTCGGCCGTGCTCGCCGAGCTGGACGCCGTCGCGGCGGACGCGCTGGCGACCGGGATGGTGCCGTTGCACCGGCCGGCACTGCTGGCCGCGGCGGACCTCGCCGACCGCCACCCGCCGGAGAGGGTCGGAGCGGTCGTCGACCCGGATGACGGCGAGGTCCTGTCACGAAGCGGTCACGGTACGGCTGAACAG
Proteins encoded in this window:
- a CDS encoding aldo/keto reductase; the protein is MADLVLGANVVGWTADRDTSFAVLDAFVAAGGTRIDTADSYTWRAPGNSGGESETILGEWMAARGNRDTLHLATKVGSWPERPGLGGANVAAAARDSLRRLGTDRIDLYYAHRDDPDTAQEETLDAFDALVREGLVREIGASNFSAERLRSAREISERDGLAAFTAVQPHYNLMERDDVEAALVPLAESAGLALYPYYGLAKGFLTGKYRPDSPAPEGPRSEGASAYLDSRGRAVLAGLDEIAAGHEVPVPAVALAWLAAQPSVTAPIASARTPEQLAQLLPMRTLELTHDELRLLSYLSATS
- the groES gene encoding co-chaperone GroES produces the protein MANIKPLEDKIVVQASEAETTTASGIVIPDTAKEKPQEGKVLAVGPGRVDDNGNRVPLDVAVGDVVIYSKYGGTEVKYNGEEYLILSARDVLAVVN
- the groL gene encoding chaperonin GroEL (60 kDa chaperone family; promotes refolding of misfolded polypeptides especially under stressful conditions; forms two stacked rings of heptamers to form a barrel-shaped 14mer; ends can be capped by GroES; misfolded proteins enter the barrel where they are refolded when GroES binds), with translation MAKQISFDEDTRRALERGVNQLADAVKVTLGPRGRHVVIDKKFGGPTVTNDGVTIAREVDLEDPYENLGAQLAKTVATKTNDVAGDGTTTATVLAQALVKEGLRNVAAGAAPSALGEGIAAAAQKISDVLLAKATPVDAGSHIAQVGAIASREQEIGDLIAQAIQTVGNDGVITVEEGSTLATELEITEGLQFDKGYLSPYFVTDSESMEAVLEDAYILLHRDKISSIQDLLPLLEKVLGEGKPLLIMAEDVEGEALSTLVVNSIRKTVKVAAVKSPFFGDRRKAFMDDLAIATGGQVINPEVGLKLNEAGLDLLGKARRVVVTKDNTTIVEGGGDKADVEGRVAQLKREIEASDSDWDKEKLQERLAKLSGGVAVIRAGAATETALKERKHRIEDAVSATRAAVEEGIVPGGGSALVHAAAELDGGLGLTGDAATGVAIVRKALSSPLYWIAENGGDEGSIVVSRVAEKGWGTGYNSATKTYGDLVADGVIDPVKVTRSAVENAASIARMVLTTESAVVDKPEEEPAPSAGGHGHGHGH
- a CDS encoding WhiB family transcriptional regulator, which gives rise to MADIRRLPGPVADIYDWQREGACRGMDSAFFFHPEGERGPARARRENRAKQVCNDCPVLAQCREHALNVHEPYGIWGGLSESERDAIIRGPRRTLKVAAEATAQPVEKLGAV